In Calonectris borealis chromosome 22, bCalBor7.hap1.2, whole genome shotgun sequence, one genomic interval encodes:
- the LOC142092097 gene encoding feather keratin Cos2-3-like — protein sequence MSCYDQCLPCRPCGPTPLANSCNEPCVRQCQNSTVIIEPSPVVVTLPGPILSSYPQNTVVGSSTSAAVGSILSCDGVPITSGCCDLSGISSRYYGRRCPPC from the coding sequence ATGTCTTGCTACGACCAATGCCTGCCATGCCGACCCTGcggcccgaccccgctggccaacagctgcaatgagccctgtgtcaggcagtgccagaactccaccgtcatcatcgagccctcccccgtcgtggtgaccctgcccggccccatcctcagctcctacccgcagaacaccgttgtgggatcctccacctctgctgctgttggcagcatcctcagctgtgatggagtgcccatcacctctgggtgctgtgacctctctggcatttccagccgctactatGGCAGAAGGTGTCCCCCCTGCTAG
- the LOC142092096 gene encoding feather keratin Cos2-3 yields the protein MIKASPTPHSLIHFSCLLLRGNQVHLRPHNMSCYNPCLPCQPCGPTPLANSCNEPCVRQCQNSTVVIEPSPVVVTLPGPILSSYPQNTIVGSSTSAAVGSILSCDGVPINSGCCDLSCITSRYCGSRCPPC from the exons ATGataaaagccagcccaactcCCCACTCGCTCATccacttctcttgcctccttctccgagggaaccag gtgcacctcaggCCCCAcaacatgtcctgctacaacccgtgcctgccctgccagccctgcggcccgaccccgctggccaacagctgcaatgagccctgtgtcaggcagtgccagaactccaccgtcGTTATCGAGCCCTCTCCCGtcgtggtgaccctgcccggccccatcctcagctcctacccacagaacaccattgtgggatcctccacctccgctgctgttggcagcatcctcagctgtgatggagtgcccatcaactctgggtgctgtgacctctcctgcattaccagccgctactgtggcagCAGATGCCCCCCCTGCTAA